Proteins from a single region of Amycolatopsis sp. CA-230715:
- a CDS encoding HNH endonuclease signature motif containing protein: protein MSENSSLVPQRELWQLAAREKAALLREELMSLWQQESRVCHVIAELDNDGTRELGYPSTAALVAEIARTSSAAVRKLVARALAINPGRSVGGAEIPAAAPLTGEAAAEGAISPLHVDGIVSALQAIPGTVPVEEREKTEKTLVDLARNATTAEVAAAGQRLRDTLDPDGREPRDTPEPARAFRYRQGKDGSIKFDGYLDPVSGAKTLALLEPLAKPHKEDNPLVRGRAERYGDAFMEIVNLAASHPEAPNHSSTRGDIVVTIPLELLQKGLGHACLDLVTNITASEARILACDCKVIPAVLGTDGQPLEYGRAKRIVTKGLRLMLAIRDGGCAFPGCTRKPRHCDAHHVREWWNGGTTDLGKPRPPLRTPPPTVAQQRLESPHDQRDAPIDRHPLADPSHRQGGSANRRRSSTIAAQPRNLPAEVPPPGKAR, encoded by the coding sequence GTGTCCGAGAACTCTTCCCTTGTACCGCAGCGGGAGCTGTGGCAGCTCGCCGCGCGCGAGAAAGCCGCGCTGCTGCGGGAAGAGTTGATGTCCTTGTGGCAGCAGGAATCCCGGGTCTGCCACGTGATCGCGGAACTTGACAACGACGGCACACGCGAACTCGGGTACCCCTCCACCGCCGCACTGGTCGCGGAGATCGCACGGACTTCCTCGGCCGCGGTGCGGAAACTGGTGGCGCGGGCGCTCGCGATCAACCCCGGCCGCAGTGTTGGCGGCGCGGAGATTCCCGCCGCTGCGCCGTTGACGGGAGAAGCCGCTGCCGAGGGAGCGATTTCGCCACTGCACGTAGATGGGATTGTGTCGGCGCTGCAGGCCATCCCGGGGACCGTGCCGGTCGAGGAGCGGGAGAAGACCGAGAAGACTCTGGTCGATCTCGCTCGGAACGCGACCACGGCGGAGGTTGCCGCGGCGGGTCAGCGGTTGCGCGACACCCTCGACCCCGACGGCCGCGAACCCCGCGACACCCCCGAACCGGCCCGCGCGTTCCGTTACCGGCAAGGCAAAGACGGCTCGATCAAGTTCGACGGCTACCTCGACCCGGTGTCCGGGGCGAAGACCCTCGCCCTGCTTGAGCCGCTGGCCAAGCCCCACAAGGAAGACAACCCGCTGGTGCGTGGTAGAGCCGAGCGCTACGGGGATGCGTTCATGGAGATCGTGAATCTGGCCGCGAGCCATCCGGAGGCGCCGAACCACAGCAGCACCCGAGGCGACATCGTCGTCACCATCCCCCTCGAACTCCTCCAAAAGGGACTCGGGCACGCCTGCCTCGACCTCGTCACGAACATCACCGCGAGCGAAGCCCGCATCCTGGCGTGTGACTGCAAGGTCATCCCCGCCGTACTCGGCACTGACGGTCAACCACTGGAATACGGCCGCGCCAAGCGAATCGTGACCAAAGGCCTCCGCCTCATGCTCGCCATCCGCGACGGCGGCTGCGCCTTTCCCGGCTGCACCCGAAAGCCACGACACTGCGACGCCCACCACGTCCGAGAATGGTGGAACGGCGGCACCACCGACCTCGGCAAACCTCGTCCTCCTCTGCGGACACCACCACCGACTGTTGCACAACAGCGACTGGAAAGTCCGCATGATCAACGGGATGCCCCAATAGACAGACACCCCCTTGCCGATCCATCGCATCGACAAGGGGGCAGCGCGAATCGCCGAAGATCATCAACCATCGCCGCACAACCCCGAAACCTGCCCGCGGAAGTCCCGCCGCCGGGGAAAGCGCGTTAG
- the malQ gene encoding 4-alpha-glucanotransferase: MDSALTELADAYGVATRYENSDQIEVEVDEDVVVAVLAQFGVDASTSDAVRGALEAVENRRREETLPPTIVVREGGGYDLGGPAVVHLEDGGRRETGAALPTDLPLGWHRVVTAEREAALAVVPAKLPEVPAAWGWMLQLYALRSEKSWGMGDFGDLATIAARSAEEFDAGVLLVNPVQAFAPAHPVERSPYSPATRRFANPIYLRVTDTAEFARADDELRAKVVALAPPADTELIDYDAVWDAKRAALELLWPLHEDTENTENTQDTLDFAAFCALAEVHGADWRDWPEDLRDPASPAVAAAREELAERIAFHAWLQRLCHEQLDAARRAASMPVGIVHDLPVGVHPGGADTWALREVFAADVRVGAPPDAFNQQGQDWNLPPWRPDKLAEAGYAPFRDVVRGVLRHADGIRVDHIAGLWRLWWIPPGEPAGRGTYVHYDAEAMLGVLALEAHRAGAVVVGEDLGTVEDVVTETMHERGVLSSAVLWFQRDWDAPGKPYVRPSAWDPAAMASISTHDLPTVSGWLAAEHVRVRAGLGLLDGPAEAEYASAAEERAALFDLVAREGIGDEDPVVALHALLASAASRLVLTSPADVVGEQRQPNLPGTVDEYPNWRIPLPVSVDGLFTDSRVRAAIAPLAAARGRRQG; encoded by the coding sequence GTGGACAGCGCACTCACCGAACTCGCCGACGCCTACGGGGTGGCGACCCGGTACGAAAACTCGGACCAGATCGAGGTGGAGGTCGACGAAGACGTCGTGGTGGCCGTGCTGGCCCAGTTCGGGGTCGACGCGTCGACGTCCGACGCGGTTCGAGGTGCGTTGGAGGCGGTCGAGAACAGGCGACGGGAAGAGACGCTGCCGCCGACGATCGTGGTTCGCGAAGGCGGTGGGTACGACCTCGGCGGGCCTGCCGTGGTGCATCTCGAGGACGGGGGGCGCCGCGAGACCGGGGCCGCGCTGCCCACCGATCTGCCGCTCGGGTGGCATCGCGTGGTCACCGCGGAGCGGGAGGCCGCGCTCGCCGTGGTTCCGGCGAAGTTGCCGGAGGTGCCCGCGGCGTGGGGCTGGATGCTGCAGCTCTACGCGCTGCGCTCGGAGAAGTCGTGGGGGATGGGCGATTTCGGCGATCTGGCGACGATCGCGGCCCGCTCGGCCGAGGAGTTCGACGCGGGGGTGCTGCTGGTCAACCCGGTGCAGGCGTTCGCCCCGGCCCATCCGGTCGAGCGGTCGCCGTACTCGCCCGCGACGCGCCGGTTCGCGAACCCGATCTACCTGCGGGTGACCGACACCGCCGAGTTCGCGCGCGCCGACGACGAGCTGCGGGCGAAGGTTGTCGCGCTCGCGCCGCCCGCGGACACCGAGCTGATCGACTACGACGCCGTGTGGGACGCCAAGCGCGCCGCGCTCGAACTGCTGTGGCCGCTGCACGAAGACACCGAAAACACCGAAAACACCCAGGACACGCTCGACTTCGCGGCGTTCTGCGCGCTCGCCGAGGTGCACGGCGCGGACTGGCGCGACTGGCCGGAGGACCTGCGCGACCCGGCGAGCCCCGCGGTCGCCGCCGCGCGCGAGGAGCTGGCCGAGCGGATCGCCTTCCACGCCTGGTTGCAGCGCCTGTGCCACGAGCAGCTCGACGCGGCGCGCCGTGCCGCGTCAATGCCGGTGGGGATCGTGCACGACCTGCCCGTCGGCGTGCACCCCGGCGGCGCCGACACCTGGGCGCTGCGGGAGGTCTTCGCCGCCGACGTGCGGGTCGGCGCGCCACCGGACGCGTTCAACCAGCAGGGCCAGGACTGGAACCTGCCGCCGTGGCGCCCCGACAAGCTCGCCGAGGCCGGGTACGCGCCGTTCCGCGACGTTGTGCGCGGGGTGCTGCGGCACGCCGACGGGATCCGCGTCGACCACATCGCGGGCTTGTGGCGGCTCTGGTGGATCCCGCCGGGCGAGCCTGCCGGGCGCGGCACGTACGTGCACTACGACGCCGAGGCCATGCTCGGCGTCCTCGCGCTCGAAGCGCATCGCGCGGGCGCCGTGGTGGTCGGTGAAGACCTCGGCACCGTCGAGGACGTCGTGACCGAGACCATGCACGAACGCGGCGTGCTCAGTTCCGCGGTGCTGTGGTTCCAGCGCGACTGGGACGCGCCGGGCAAGCCCTACGTGCGGCCCTCGGCGTGGGATCCCGCCGCGATGGCCAGCATTTCCACGCACGACCTGCCGACCGTCTCCGGCTGGCTGGCCGCCGAACACGTGCGCGTGCGCGCCGGGCTCGGGCTGCTCGACGGACCGGCGGAAGCGGAGTACGCCTCCGCCGCCGAGGAGCGCGCGGCGCTGTTCGATCTTGTTGCGCGCGAAGGGATCGGCGACGAGGACCCGGTGGTGGCACTGCACGCGCTGCTCGCGTCGGCCGCGTCACGGCTAGTGCTGACCTCCCCCGCGGACGTGGTCGGCGAACAGCGGCAGCCGAACCTGCCCGGTACCGTCGATGAGTACCCTAACTGGCGTATTCCGCTTCCCGTCAGCGTCGACGGGCTCTTCACCGACTCGCGCGTGCGCGCCGCGATCGCGCCGCTCGCCGCCGCGCGAGGGCGTCGGCAAGGGTGA
- the glgX gene encoding glycogen debranching protein GlgX, with protein MRPWPGTPYPLGATYDGVGTNFSLFSEAAEQVELCLFDEDGKETRAKLEEVDGFVHHGYVLGVGPGQRYGFRVHGPYEPERGLRCNPNKLLIDPYAKAVSHGVDWDECLFAYKFGAPDERNDEDSAGHVPYSLVVSPFFDWGNDRAPKTPYNETVIYEAHVKGMTVNHPFVPERLRGTYAGLAHPVVIEHLVKLGVTAIELLPVHQFVTDHALAEKGLRNYWGYNTIGYFAPHDAYAAMTSDGGGVQEFKGMVKAFHEAGIEVILDVVYNHTAEGNHLGPTLSMRGIDNEAYYRLVEDEPKYYMDYTGTGNSLNVRHPHTLQLIMDSLRYWVTEMHVDGFRFDLASALAREFYDVDRLSTFFDMVQQDPIVSQVKLIAEPWDVGPGGYQVGNFPPLWTEWNGQFRDTVRDFWRGEPSTLGEFASRIAGSSDLYQDDGRRPFASINFVTAHDGFTLTDLVSYNEKHNEANGEGGRDGADDNRSWNCGAEGPTEDGAVLALRARQRRNLLATTMLAQGVPMLLHGDEFGRTQRGNNNAYCQDTELSWMDWGLASENAELLEFTAALTAFRKRHPVFRRRRFFQGKPIRKGDELRDIAWFTPAGEEMTEQNWDDSFGKSVVVFLNGEGIPDLDPRGMHVQDDSFLLAFNAHYEDIEMTLPGNGYGSAWTIVIDTSTGLIDPDKEEPLDAGAVITLPARSLVVLQRVGGAPE; from the coding sequence GTGCGGCCTTGGCCAGGAACGCCCTACCCGCTCGGGGCCACCTACGACGGTGTCGGCACGAACTTTTCGCTGTTTTCCGAGGCGGCCGAACAGGTCGAGCTGTGCCTGTTCGACGAGGATGGCAAGGAAACCCGGGCGAAGCTGGAAGAGGTTGACGGGTTCGTCCACCACGGTTACGTGCTCGGCGTCGGCCCCGGCCAGCGGTACGGGTTCCGCGTGCACGGCCCGTACGAGCCCGAGCGCGGCCTGCGCTGCAACCCGAACAAGCTCCTGATCGATCCCTACGCCAAGGCGGTTTCGCACGGTGTGGACTGGGACGAATGCCTGTTCGCCTACAAGTTCGGCGCGCCGGACGAGCGGAACGACGAGGATTCGGCAGGGCACGTGCCGTACTCGCTGGTGGTGAGCCCGTTCTTCGACTGGGGAAACGATCGCGCGCCGAAAACCCCGTACAACGAGACGGTGATCTACGAGGCGCATGTCAAGGGCATGACCGTGAATCACCCGTTCGTACCCGAGCGGTTGCGGGGCACCTACGCGGGTCTCGCCCATCCCGTGGTCATCGAGCACCTGGTGAAACTCGGCGTCACCGCGATCGAACTGCTGCCGGTGCACCAGTTCGTCACCGATCACGCGCTCGCCGAGAAGGGGCTGCGGAACTACTGGGGCTACAACACGATCGGGTACTTCGCGCCGCACGACGCGTACGCCGCGATGACCTCCGACGGCGGCGGGGTCCAGGAGTTCAAGGGCATGGTCAAAGCCTTCCACGAGGCCGGTATCGAGGTGATCCTCGACGTCGTCTACAACCACACCGCCGAGGGGAACCACCTCGGGCCGACACTGTCCATGCGCGGTATCGACAACGAGGCGTACTACCGGCTGGTCGAGGACGAGCCGAAGTACTACATGGACTACACCGGCACCGGGAATTCGCTCAACGTGCGCCACCCGCACACGTTGCAGCTCATCATGGATTCGCTGCGGTACTGGGTCACCGAAATGCACGTGGACGGGTTCCGCTTCGACCTCGCCTCCGCGCTGGCCCGCGAATTCTACGACGTGGACCGCCTTTCCACGTTCTTCGACATGGTGCAGCAGGACCCGATCGTCAGCCAGGTGAAGCTGATCGCGGAGCCGTGGGACGTCGGCCCCGGCGGCTACCAGGTCGGCAACTTCCCTCCACTGTGGACGGAGTGGAACGGCCAGTTCCGGGACACCGTGCGGGACTTCTGGCGCGGTGAACCGTCCACTTTGGGCGAGTTCGCGTCCAGGATCGCCGGCTCGTCCGATCTGTACCAGGACGACGGCCGCCGCCCGTTCGCCTCGATCAACTTCGTCACCGCGCACGACGGTTTCACGCTCACCGATCTGGTGTCCTACAACGAAAAGCACAACGAAGCCAACGGCGAGGGTGGCCGCGACGGCGCCGACGACAACCGCTCGTGGAACTGCGGCGCCGAAGGCCCAACCGAGGACGGGGCCGTGCTCGCGCTGCGCGCGCGGCAGCGGCGGAACCTGCTCGCCACCACCATGCTCGCCCAGGGCGTGCCGATGCTGCTGCACGGCGACGAGTTCGGCCGCACGCAGCGGGGCAACAACAACGCCTACTGCCAGGACACCGAACTGTCCTGGATGGACTGGGGGCTGGCTTCGGAGAACGCGGAGCTGCTGGAGTTCACCGCGGCGCTCACCGCGTTCCGCAAGCGTCACCCGGTGTTCCGCCGCCGCCGGTTCTTCCAGGGCAAGCCGATCCGCAAGGGCGACGAACTGCGCGACATCGCGTGGTTCACCCCCGCCGGCGAGGAGATGACCGAGCAGAACTGGGACGACAGCTTCGGCAAGTCGGTCGTCGTGTTCCTCAACGGCGAAGGGATCCCCGATCTCGACCCGCGCGGTATGCACGTGCAGGACGACTCGTTCCTCCTCGCGTTCAACGCGCACTACGAGGACATCGAAA